The genomic DNA GAGCTTTTCAACATGGATGGTGTATATAAACCATAGTGTCATTATATGAGGAGGACAGAGATGAATCCATTTATGACGGGTCTTGGAAACGTCCTTGTGGGCATCACTCAGGACCCCAGTTACACAGAAGCCACGAACGAGGCCATCGCGGTGCTGAGGAGTCCCGACTATTTCAGCTGGTACCTCGTTCCGATCTTCACCATTATGCTCTATATCTATTTCGTGGAGATTGAGCGAAAAAACTGGAATGTATTATTGGCGGGCTTGGCCTTTTACGGCCTGGAATGGTTTCTGGAAATACTCAATGCCATATTCTTGTACGTGTTCGGTCACTCCGCCGTTTGGACGGCGCCGGCGGATTCGGCGTATGTCATTACCGTGGGCCTGAATATCGAAATCACATTCTGGTTCGCTTTCGCGGGAATCCTCTTCGCCAAGGTACTCCCCAAGGACAAGTCGATGAAGATCCTTGGAATCAACAACCGGATCTTCCTCGCCTTTCTGAACGCGATCCTGTGCGTCATTGTCGAGATCGTACTCAACCGCTGGGATGCGCTGATTTGGGAATACTGGTGGTGGAACTGGAAGTTCCCCTTTATCATCATTCTCATCGGTTACTCGCTCTATATGTTCTTCACCTTCTGGGTGCACGATATGGAATCGATGAAGAAGAAGATCGCCGTCGTCGGCGGGATGTGGGGAATCGTCGCGGTCTTTTTGATCGTGTTCATGGGCATCCTTCATTGGATATGATCGCTTATTTTCAAAAAGAGCGGGGTGGACTCCACCCCGCTCTTTTTTTGCATGTATACAATGGGCTCACACGCTCAGAGATCTTCCTCCCGCACCGCCACAACGTCCCGCCCCATGCCGAAATAGTACACGCCACTATCGGCGGCAAGACCCGAGAACGGCGCGGTGCCGGTTTCCTGAGATATCACCTTTCCCGTCATCAGGTCGATCCGCCTGATAAATCCCGCACGCTGATCGCCCCCGGTAATGGTCAGGACACCGTTCGTCTCCACCCCCGGATACAGCCGCTGGCCGTACGAGTAGCTTTCCTGCTTCCACAGTATCTCTCCTGTGTGCCGGTCGAAACAGACGATCGAGCACCCGGTGGGCATCATTGAGCGGCGCCCGAAGTAATTCTGGCACATGATGACCCTGGATTCCACCTGGAGAACATCTCCGACGATACGGGTGGACCTGACCGCGGGTCGAATCTTGTCGAGGCTGTTCCAGAGCGTCTCTCCTTTCGGGTGTGTCGTTGCGATCAGCCCCTCGAATCGCGTGTCTTCCGAAAAAAAGCGGGTTATCTTGTAATCGCCCGCGAATATGTACTTCAACTTCCTCAAAATCGGAGAAGGATCACCGTCCACAAACTCCCTGATGCGGGGATCATAGACCAGGGGGGAGAGAATCCCCCATCGATTCTTCCCCAGGAAAAGCAGCATCCCGTCACTGGCCATGAACTTGGACAGCCATCCGACGGGATGGGCGATGCGAAAGATGAGTGGGCCGAACAGGGGAACGACGCTGTAGTGGTATCCCCACGCGGCATCCAGGGAAATAAGATCGGGGCCGGCAACCACATACACCCGACCACCGATAAAGGCCGGCGCATACTGAATGGCGGTGTCGGTTTTGAGCGTATATCTCCAGAGTATGTTCATACCGAATTCTCAATAAAACTGATACCATAGTAGAAATGTTTTGTTACTCTGTCAATAGTGAATATGCCCGCCCCGGCTCCCGGCGTGATCTTTCGGACTCACTTGAGGTCACACGACAACGGAATCATCATCGTCTGTAACAGGCTCCCTGTAATATACACACAATAATATATACAATAATTTACTTGAATGTACCCCCTGCGTCGGCTATGATACGACATCTCATCATCCACCGAATCATGGAGGCGTCATGGCTGTATCGGAGAAAAAAATTATCCGGAGCTGGTGCATGTATGATTGGGCCAACTCCGCATTTGCCACCACCATGCTGGCGGCGGTCCTGCCCATCTATTACGTGAAGGTGGCGGGATCGGGTCTCGACCCGGCCATCGCCAGTTCCAGATGGGCATTTACCAACTCCATCGCCATGCTCATCGCGGCGATCCTGGCGCCGATTCTGGGGGCCATTGCGGACCACAGCGGATCCAGGAAGCGATTTTTGGCGCTGTTCGCCTTTGCGGGATGTATCGGCACCGCGATGATGGTGTTGGTATCCTCTGGAGACTGGCTGCTGGCGTCCGGCCTGTATCTTGCCGGCCGCATCGGTTTTTCGGCGGCGAATATCTTCTACGATTCGCTGCTGCCGGGCATCGCGGGGGATCGCATCGACGAGATATCGGCCAAGGGATACGCAGTGGGTTACCTGGGCGGAGGCCTGCTTTTGGCGGTGAACCTCGTCATGATCATGAAGCCGGATCTGGTGTTCATCGGCGATTGGGGGGGTGTTACCGCCACGGAATGGGGCTCCCGGCTTTCGTTTGTCACCGTCGGGGTATGGTGGGCGATTTTCTCCATCCCGGTTCTGAAAAACGTCCCGGAGCCGATTATCGTCAAGATGCACGGGGAATATAAAAACCCCCTGGCGGCGGGGTTTCAGCGTCTCGGAAAGACGTTCAGCGAGATCCGGCAGTTCAAGGAGGCGTTGAAGTTCCTAATCGCGTACTGGCTGTACAACGACGGCATCGGAACCATTATTGTCATGGCGACTGCCTTCGGCGCCGAGGTGGGCATCGGTCAGGAGCACCTGATAGGGGCGCTCTTGGCGGTTCAGTTTCTGGGCATTCCGTTCACATTGATTTTCGGGAAAATCACGAAGAAAATCCCCACCCGCACGGCGATTATCATCGCTCTGATTATCTACTCGGGTATTTCGGTGGGCGGATATTTTCTGAGGACGCCGCTTCATTTCTGGATACTCGCCTTCTGCGTGGCCCTGGTTCAGGGCGGCTCCCAGGCGTTGTCCCGGTCCATGTTCGGATCCATGACCCCCAGGGGCAAGACCGCCGAATTCTTCGGTTTCTACGACATCAGCTCGAAATTCTCCGGAATCTTCGGTCCGCTCATCTTCGGCATCGTGGGAACCTTGACCGGCACAAGCCGCCTCTCGATACTGGCGGTCGTGTTCTTCTTCATCGTCGGCGGCACCCTGCTGTTGACCGTAAACCATCAAAAGGGTATCGAACTCGCCAAAAAGGTGGAAAAGGAACTTGAAGGAGCCGCGTGAGCGCCGAACGAAATACGGTTCTGATAATAACGAATAACGGCAATAACGGCGCCCGTGTACCAATCGATTTAATACACGGGCGTCTGTTTTGTTTGTATAAATCCGTTGACATAATGAGAAAGTTTTGGTATCATAGAGCGTTGTTGATACTTTTAATCTTTTTAATGGTATCCGATGGAAAATGCTGCTGACTATCAGCGGCAATTTCTCTTTTCTCTATCGAACGAATCCCGGAAAGCACGCGTCGCTCGATTGGTTTGAATGGGTTTTGTAAATTAAATACCTGTCGGGCTTGAGGGCAAAACAGGCGGTTTTGCGGGCTGTGTTGTGAATAGACAACTGCTCATGGAGGTTCGAGAGATCAATGTTTAAGGTGGGGGATTTAGCGGTTTATCCGGCCCATGGGGTGGGAGTCATTGAATCAATCGAAGAAAAGGAAATCTCGGGCACATGCCAGCTTTTTTATACAATGCGGATTATGGATAACGGCATGACCATCATGATTCCCTCGTGCAATATAAAAAGCGTCGGCCTCAGGCAAATCATCCCCAAGCAGAAAGTGAAAGAGGTATACGGAATTCTCAAAGACAAGGAAGTGGAAATCGATCAACAAACGTGGAATCGGCGCTACCGTGAATACATGGAAAAAATCAAAACCGGTTCGGTCTTTGAAATCGCCGAGGTTTTGCGGGATCTCTACATCCTCAAACAGGAAAAGGAACTGTCTTTCGGCGAGAGGAAATTATTGGATATGGCCACAAACCTTCTGGTTAAGGAACTGGCCCTTGCCGAGGGGACGGAGGAAGATAACGTCCGTTCCGATCTCGGAACTATTTTTTCAAGCTGACCTCTCAGCTCACGTGACGTATTTATAAAAGTACCGTTTGTCCCTCCCGGCTCCCCGCCGAAGACATAAATAACTATCTTCTCATGAATCCTCCAGTTTCATAGTTTGTCTAAATAATA from Candidatus Zymogenaceae bacterium includes the following:
- a CDS encoding CarD family transcriptional regulator, producing the protein MFKVGDLAVYPAHGVGVIESIEEKEISGTCQLFYTMRIMDNGMTIMIPSCNIKSVGLRQIIPKQKVKEVYGILKDKEVEIDQQTWNRRYREYMEKIKTGSVFEIAEVLRDLYILKQEKELSFGERKLLDMATNLLVKELALAEGTEEDNVRSDLGTIFSS
- a CDS encoding MFS transporter yields the protein MAVSEKKIIRSWCMYDWANSAFATTMLAAVLPIYYVKVAGSGLDPAIASSRWAFTNSIAMLIAAILAPILGAIADHSGSRKRFLALFAFAGCIGTAMMVLVSSGDWLLASGLYLAGRIGFSAANIFYDSLLPGIAGDRIDEISAKGYAVGYLGGGLLLAVNLVMIMKPDLVFIGDWGGVTATEWGSRLSFVTVGVWWAIFSIPVLKNVPEPIIVKMHGEYKNPLAAGFQRLGKTFSEIRQFKEALKFLIAYWLYNDGIGTIIVMATAFGAEVGIGQEHLIGALLAVQFLGIPFTLIFGKITKKIPTRTAIIIALIIYSGISVGGYFLRTPLHFWILAFCVALVQGGSQALSRSMFGSMTPRGKTAEFFGFYDISSKFSGIFGPLIFGIVGTLTGTSRLSILAVVFFFIVGGTLLLTVNHQKGIELAKKVEKELEGAA